The following proteins come from a genomic window of Lolium rigidum isolate FL_2022 chromosome 5, APGP_CSIRO_Lrig_0.1, whole genome shotgun sequence:
- the LOC124651456 gene encoding L-ascorbate oxidase-like, with product MPLVPKPLGVAAAVLCFSLCSSLLLLGAEAKVRHYDWEISYQHKSPDCFEKLAVTVNGEAPGPTIYATQGDTVVVTVHNKLETENTAIHWHGIRQIGTPWADGVAGVTQCPIQPGETFTYKFVVDRAGTYLYHAHYGMQRVAGLNGMIVVTVPEGVWEPFRYDDEHTVLLEDWWHKSVYDQATGLSAKPFVFVGEPQSLLINGRGTFDCSKLANSTGLCNNSHPDCTLPTQFTFVPGKTYLLRIGSLTSLSSLSFEIEGHLMTVVEADGHYVRPFVVRNLFIYSGETYSVLVKADQDPRRNYWATSHIVGRNASSTPSAKAIVSYAGNDPRKTPPTVPTTGPAWDNTVIRVEQSRAIVAHPGYAVPAPARADRTLLLLNTQNYINGHTKWTINGVSLHFPATPYLVSMKHDLTDAYDQHPPLDTYDHRGHDISAPAQTNGTIGSPVYRLAFDSVVDVVLQNSNMLNDKSETHPWHLHGHDFWVLGHGEGKFDPAADAWRLLNIKDPIMKNTVPLHPDGWTAIRFHANNPGVWLFHCHVEAHVFMGMGVVFEEGVERVGRLPSSIMGCGHSKGLH from the exons ATGCCGCTGGTGCCGAAGCCACTAGGTGTTGCCGCCGCCGTCCTCTGCTTCTCACTCTGCAGCTCGCTGCTGCTGCTGGGAGCGGAAGCGAAGGTGCGCCACTACGATTGGGAAATCTCGTACCAGCACAAGTCCCCCGACTGCTTCGAGAAGCTCGCCGTGACCGTCAATGGCGAAGCTCCCGGCCCGACCATTTATGCCACGCAGGGCGACACCGTCGTCGTCACCGTGCATAACAAGCTGGAGACGGAGAACACCGCTATCCACTGGCATGGCATCAGGCAGATTGGCACCCCGTGGGCTGACGGAGTCGCCGGCGTGACGCAGTGCCCAATCCAGCCAGGGGAAACGTTCACATACAAATTCGTCGTCGACAGG GCGGGCACATACTTGTACCATGCGCACTACGGCATGCAGCGCGTGGCGGGGCTCAATGGCATGATCGTTGTGACCGTGCCAGAAGGCGTCTGGGAGCCCTTCCGGTACGACGATGAGCACACCGTCCTCCTGGAAGACTGGTGGCACAAGAGCGTCTACGACCAGGCCACTGGACTCTCCGCCAAACCCTTTGTCTTCGTCGGCGAGCCCCAGTCTCTCCTCATCAATGGTCGAGGAACGTTCGACTGCTCGAAGCTTGCTAACTCCACCGGATTGTGCAACAACTCCCACCCGGACTGCACATTGCCTACTCAATTCACCTTCGTGCCGGGGAAGACCTATCTCCTCCGTATCGGCAGCCTCACGTCGCTCTCGTCACTCAGCTTCGAGATCGAGGGCCATTTGATGACGGTGGTGGAGGCCGATGGCCACTACGTGCGGCCATTTGTGGTGAGGAACCTCTTCATCTACTCCGGTGAGACGTACTCTGTGCTTGTCAAGGCTGATCAGGACCCAAGGCGGAACTACTGGGCAACATCCCACATCGTCGGCCGCAACGCTAGCTCAACTCCGAGCGCCAAAGCTATCGTGAGCTATGCCGGCAACGACCCGCGGAAAACACCGCCCACTGTGCCAACGACCGGCCCAGCATGGGACAACACGGTCATCAGGGTGGAGCAGAGCAGGGCTATCGTCGCGCACCCAGGCTACGCCGTGCCGGCGCCGGCAAGAGCTGACCGCACGTTGCTCCTTCTCAACACGCAAAACTACATCAACGGACACACCAAGTGGACCATCAATGGAGTGTCCCTCCACTTCCCGGCCACACCCTACCTCGTGTCAATGAAGCATGACCTGACCGATGCCTATGATCAGCACCCACCCCTAGACACGTACGACCACAGGGGCCACGATATCTCGGCGCCGGCGCAGACGAACGGGACTATTGGAAGCCCAGTGTATCGGCTAGCATTTGACTCCgtggtggatgtggtgctgcagAACTCCAACATGCTCAACGACAAGAGCGAGACGCACCCGTGGCACCTCCATGGACACGACTTCTGGGTGCTCGGACACGGTGAAGGCAAGTTCGACCCAGCGGCAGACGCATGGAGGCTTCTGAACATCAAGGACCCGATCATGAAGAACACCGTGCCGCTACACCCAGACGGGTGGACGGCGATAAGGTTCCACGCGAACAACCCAGGGGTGTGGTTGTTTCACTGCCACGTCGAGGCGCACGTTTTCATGGGCATGGGGGTGGTCTTTGAAGAGGGCGTCGAGAGGGTCGGCCGCCTGCCGTCGTCCATCATGGGTTGTGGACATTCCAAGGGACTCCATTGA